A single window of Nicotiana sylvestris chromosome 3, ASM39365v2, whole genome shotgun sequence DNA harbors:
- the LOC104230953 gene encoding kunitz trypsin inhibitor 5-like, whose protein sequence is MKIISRILLLSCLLFLTLFQVKAEPVLDTNKQEVRPGYTYYILPATTAANGGGLTLAKGENGSCPLDVFQAQNVQSTGLPLKFLMVNSSAGLVIDENEDINIKFAAPRYVSICNKSTVWKIDGFVTTGGIKGGTENGTATSLFTIQKYEDAYALQYCPRATGCSFICPRLLCGYIGIAPAANGSRRLAVNRPVFKIVFKKA, encoded by the coding sequence ATGAAGATCATATCAAGGATTTTATTGCTTTCTTGCCTCCTATTTTTAACCTTATTCCAGGTAAAAGCTGAACCAGTTCTTGATACTAATAAACAAGAGGTCCGTCCAGGTTACACCTACTACATTTTGCCGGCAACCACCGCGGCCAACGGCGGTGGCCTAACGCTAGCGAAAGGCGAAAACGGGAGCTGCCCGCTCGACGTTTTTCAAGCACAAAATGTTCAGAGCACAGGCCTTCCTTTAAAATTCTTAATGGTGAATTCAAGTGCAGGACTAGTAATTGACGAAAATGAAGACATAAATATAAAATTTGCAGCACCAAGGTACGTGTCAATTTGCAATAAATCCACTGTTTGGAAAATTGACGGGTTTGTCACCACTGGCGGAATTAAGGGTGGGACTGAAAATGGTACGGCCACAAGTTTGTTTACGATTCAGAAGTATGAAGATGCCTATGCGTTACAGTATTGTCCAAGAGCTACAGGGTGTTCCTTTATTTGTCCAAGATTGTTGTGTGGGTATATTGGTATTGCACCTGCAGCTAATGGATCGAGGCGTTTGGCTGTGAATCGTCCAGTTTTCAAGATTGTGTTCAAAAAGGCTTAA
- the LOC138888292 gene encoding uncharacterized protein — translation MPFCKGIFMKMFTWSYHRVSIDKGSTRTEQKSDIVVILVYMDDLIITRSNAELIDEANQTLHNSFKVKDLGELRYFLGAKSISTPIEPNQKLTTIEYDKHVGVNGDEKLEDIGSYQKLISELFYLTITRPDLSFVVQVLRSIDTLSAYCDSNWASCPNTSRFITGYVIKLGDFLLSWKLKKQQTYIDVDRKAVEKNFRAKKILICGIGYEEYNRISICDTTKEIWEALQTTHEGTTQVKQSKIDMYTTEYELFRMKDDESIQDMHTRFTYTINELHSLGETIPRNKLVRKILSILPSPWESKVNAITESKDLHELTIEDLVGNLKTYEMNRKIDSERKEPAWGDSSGESEDETNASDSSMMAVEGEENEYDSAFALITQSDDDEDDHNKEDRDSLTLELGEAEQTRDDLVDVVIDHKKTIENFKEERNDLLEVIADLRETIERPETNSKPRNSEKGKEIASEEHIRLENELKAVRTRMCVETEKNKYLQTDLERGIGFQREKTPYNPHSKYVIVSDNWLCTHCGKMDTSKKIVRPGFNLFRKNKVFAEKGTVKGSGQQWFMDSGCSKHMTGNTMDFLSLKALQRGSISFGNGKKGYILGVGKVGKSLTHSIENVYYVNDLKYSP, via the exons ATGCCTTTTTGCAAGGGTATCTTTATGAAGATGTTTACATGGAGCTACCATAGGGTTTCCATAGACAAGGGGAGTACAAGGACT GAACAAAAATCTGACATTGTTGTTATCTTAGTGTATATGGATGACTTAATTATAACTAGGAGCAATGCAGAACTGATAGATGAAGCCAACCAGACACTACACAATTCCTTCAAAGTTAAGGATCTAGGGGAGCTAAGATATTTTCTTG GAGCTAAATCAATCTCTACCCCAATAGAGCCTAATCAAAAGTTGACCACTATTGAATATGACAAGCATGTTGGGGTAAATGGAGATGAAAAGCTAGAGGACATAGGAAGCTATCAGAAGCTCATTAGTGAGTTGTTCTACTTGACCATCACCAGACCAGATCTCAGTTTTGTAGTTCAAGTACTCA GGTCAATAGATACATTGTCTGCTTATTGTGATTCAAACTGGGCTTCCTGTCCTAATACTAGTAGATTTATCACAGGATATGTCATCAAACTGGGAGATTTTCTGCTTTCATGGAAGTTAAAGAAGCAACAAACT TACATCGACGTAGACAGGAAAGctgtggagaagaattttcgtgccaagaagATTCTGATATGTGGAATAGGATATGAAGAATATAATAGAATATCCATTTGCGATACTACTAAGGAGATTTGGGAAGCTTTGCAAACAACTCATGAGGGAACCACCCAAGTAAAACAGTCTAAGATCGATATGTacactaccgagtatgaactcttcaggatgaaggacgatgaatctattcaagatatgcacacaagattcacttacactataaatgagttacactcacttggtgaaaccATTCCTAGAAACAAGCTAGTAAGGAAAATCCTCAGTATTCTGCCTAGcccttgggaaagcaaggtgaatgctattactgaatcaaaggacttGCATGAGTTGACCATAGAAGATctggttggaaatctgaagacctacgagatgaatagaaagatagacagtgaaagaaaagaacctg CTTGGGGAGATTCCTCTGgtgagtctgaagatgaaacTAATGCTagtgatagttccatgatggcagttgaaggcgaagaaaatgaatatgactcAGCTTTTGCTTTGATTacccaatcagatgatgatgaagacgatcacaacaaagag GATAGGGATTCCTTGACCTTAGAACTAGGAGAAGCCgaacaaactagagatgactTAGTGGATGTAGTTATTGACCATAAGAAAACCATTGAAAacttcaaagaagaaagaaatgatCTCTTGGAAGTAATTGCAgacctaagggaaacaatagAGAGACCAGAGACTAATTCAAAACCTAGAAATtctgaaaaaggaaaagagatagctagtgaggaacacattaggcttgaaaatgagttgaaaGCTGTGAGAACTAGGATGTGTGTTGAAACTGAGAAAAACAAGTACCTCCAAACTGATCTGGAAAGA ggaatagggttccaaagggagaaaactccttacaaccctcatagcaagtacgTCATTGTTTCTGATAACTGGctttgtacccactgtgggaaaatggacacttcaaagaaaattgtcaGGCCAGGGTTTAATCTATTCAGaaaaaacaaagtgtttgctgaaaaa ggaacagtgaaaggaagcggtcaacaatggttcatggatagtgggtgttcaaagcacatgactgggaacaccatggactttctttcactaaaagccctacaAAGAGGGAGTATATCATTTGGAAATGgaaaaaaggggtacattcttggagttggaaaagtcgggaagtcactcactcattctattgaaaatgtgtactatgtcaatgacCTTAAGTACAGTCCTTGA
- the LOC138888293 gene encoding secreted RxLR effector protein 161-like produces METSKVIDTPIVMATRLDMDEIGTHVNQTMYRGIIGSLLYLTTSRPDIVFSVGLCARFQSNPKESHLKAAKRILRCLKGTLDLVLYYPSGDNFNLIGYADADYAYYLVDRKSTSGMAHFLDS; encoded by the coding sequence ATGGaaacatcaaaggtgatagacactcccattgttatggccactcgactggacatggatgaaattGGGACTCAtgtgaatcaaaccatgtatagaggcattattgggtctcttctctatcttACTACTAGTAGACCTGATATTGTCTTCAGTGTGgggctatgtgcaaggtttcaatcaaatcccaaggaatctcatttgaaggcAGCCAAAAGAATTCTGAGATGTCTTAAAGGAACACTTGACCTGGTCCTTTATTATCCCTCAGGTGACAACTTTAATCTCATTGGATATGCTGATGCAGACTATGCATATTAtcttgtggataggaagagcacttctggaatggctcacttccTAGATTCATGA